The Sorex araneus isolate mSorAra2 chromosome 5, mSorAra2.pri, whole genome shotgun sequence genome has a segment encoding these proteins:
- the LOC129404985 gene encoding beta-defensin 123-like, with protein MKFFLVALVALLILTYAPGGTEKCWNLLGKCRQKCLGKEKFFVYCLNNKLCCVKDKNMPRDRPWLH; from the exons ATGAAGTTCTTTTTAGTGGCTTTGGTGGCCCTGCTGATCTTGACCTACGCTCCAG GTGGCACGGAAAAATGCTGGAACCTTCTCGGCAAATGCCGCCAGAAGTGCCTCGGGAAAGAAAAGTTCTTCGTTTACTGCTTGAATAACAAGCTTTGCTGTGTGAAGGACAAGAACATGCCCAGAGACAGGCCTTGGCTACACTGA